The Amycolatopsis methanolica 239 nucleotide sequence CTCGCCGGCCGCCGCCCCGGCCCGGTCTGGGCGCTGCGGTTCGACATGGACGCGCTGCCGGTCACCGAGGCCGACGACCCCGCGCACACTCCCGCGGCCGACGGGTTCCGCTCGCGCTACGAGGGGTTCATGCACGCCTGCGGGCACGACGGGCACGTGGCGATCGGGCTGGCGCTGGCGCGCCGGCTGGCCGACCGCGACTTTCCCGGCACGGTGCGGTTCCTGTTCCAGCCCGCCGAGGAGGGCGGCCGGGGAGCCCGCGCGATGCTCGCCGCGGACGCCGTCGCCGGTGTCGACCGCTTCCTGGCCGTGCACCTGGGCCTCGACCTGCCCGCGACGACCGTCGCGGCCGGGATCACCGGCATCTTCGCGACGACGAAGATGCGCGCGCGGTTCACCGGGGTCGCCTCGCACGCGGCGGCGGCACCCGAGGACGGCCGCAACGCGCTGCTCGCCGCCGCGACGGCCGTGCTCGGCATCCATGGCCTGCCCCGGTTCTCCGCCGCCGACACGCGCGTCAACGTCGGCACCCTGCACGCCGGGGGCAACGTCAACATCGTGCCCGCGGCGGCCGAGCTGACCTGCGAGGCGCGATCGAAGGACGGCGCGGTGAACGCGGACCTCACCGAGCGGATCAAGCAGGTCCTGTGCGGCGCCGCGCAGGCGCAGGGCGTGGCGGTGGAGATCGAGGAGACCGGCGGCTCCACGTCGCTGGACTGCGACGACGAACTGCTGGACGCGGTGCTCGCGGCGGCCTCCGCGACCGGTCACGGCGAGCGGGCGCTGCGGACGCACGAAATGGGCGGCAGCGACGACGCCAGCCTCTTCGCCGAGGCCGTGCAGCGCGCGGGCGGTCTCGCCACCTACACGGTGATCGGCGGCGGCAACCCCGCGCCGCACCACAACCCGTACTTCGACGTGGACGAGGCGGCGTTGCCCGTCGCGGTCGGCATGCTGGAAGCTCTTGTGCGCCAGACCACACGTACGGATGACAATACGTAGCCGACTCGGTGGTTCGGCTGATGTGTGCTCGTCTCGCCGAGGGGCACCCTTTGTGGTATGACCGCGCAAGACATGCAAGCTCTGGCCGACACGGCCGCCGGGCTCATCCTGTTCCACAACGGCTTGTGGGGAGCGCCCACGTGCTACATGTGGGCCGGCCCCGACGGCTCCGCGGCAGGCCGCGTCCCGCCGTGGGAGTGCGAAGCGCTCGACCGGCTCCGCTGGCGCAAGCTGATCTCCGCACCATCCGGCGCGGGAGTCGAGGACGTGCCCGTCGTGCCCACCGAGGCCGGGCTCGCTGCGCTGCGGGCGCAGCGGGCGCACGCCGCCTGAAGACCGCGGTCAGCGCACCAGCGCGCTGAAGTCCGCCGTGAACCGGGCCAGCAGCTTCGCGAGCGCCGCCCGGTCGTCCGGATCCCACCCGGCCGTCACCTCGGCCACCACCCTGGCTTACATAGGAGTTGTCGTGGATCCGCTCGACAAGCCGATCGGTTTCTGGCTCAAGCACCTGCACAACCTGCTGGAGGACGGCCTCACGCGCGTGCTCGCCGACCGCGGCCTGACGCGGCGGCACTGGCAGGCGCTCAACACCTCGCGCCACGGCGCGGACACGCTCAAGGTGTTCGACGGCGCCGCCGAGGCACGCGCCGATCTGGTCGCCCGCGGCTGGATCACCGCGGACGGCACCCTCACCGACGAGGGCCGCACAGCGCGCACGGAGATCGCCGAGCGGGTGCGGCGCTTCCGCGACCTGTCCGTCGCCGGACTGACGAATGACCAGTACGCCGACAGCGTCCGGGCACTCGCGACGATGGCAGGCAACCTGGAGACCGCGCGCTAGCTCTCCAGCTCCGCGTGCACCTCCCGCAGCAAGGCCGCCGCCGCGGGGGACAGCGGCCGCGCCGTCGAGTGGATCAGCGACACCGGCCAGCGCAGCGGGTCGGCCAGTGGCACCGGCACCACGCCCGGCATGTCCCCCGCCGCGCCCGAGGGCAGGAAACCGATCCCGAGCCCTTGGCAGATCAGGGCCCGCGCGTTGCCGTAGTCCGACACCTCCAGCGGCACCTGCCTGCTCAGCCCGGCCCCGGCGAAGGCGCGGTCCACGAGCGTCCGGTTCCCCCACCCCACCGGGAAGTCCACGAAGGACTCCTCCGCCAGGTCGGCGAGCGTCACCCCGCTCCGGCTCGCCAGCGGGTGGTCCGGCGCGACCAGGAGGCTCAGGTCCTCCTCCGTGACGATCTCGTGCGCCAGCCCGGCAGGTACCTTGCCGGCCAGGGACGCCAGGGCGAGGTCCATCCGCCCGTCGAGCACCGCCCGCACGTCTCCCGCCGAGCCCGACGGCGAGTACTGCATCCGCACGGCCGCGTGCGGATGCCGTCGCGAGAACCGGCCGAGCAGCCGCGGCACGTTGACTCGCCCGGTCGACAGGAGGGCGCCCATCGTGACCGCACCGCGGACCTCCCCGCTGGCTCCCGCCGCGGCCTGCGCCGCCGCGCGCGCCGCGGCCAGTGCGGTCCGCGCCTCGGGCAGCATCGCGGCGCCGGCCGCGGTCAGCGCGACCCGGCGGCTGTCCCGGTCGAACAGCTCGGCCCCGACCTCCCGTTCCAGCGCCCGGATCGCCGTCGACACCGCCGACTGCACGACCCGCAACCGCTGGGACGCGCGCGTGAAACTCAGTTCCTCGGCGACCGCCACGAAATACGACAGCTGACGCAGTTCCACGCCACCCATCTAACACCGCGATAGCTGCCAGCGAAAACATTCGTTGGACGAGATGAGCGTACGGGCGCACTCTGGGGTCGTGATCATCGAGACCCATCCCCCGCACACCACGTCCCGCCAGCACGGCGCCGGAGCGGGCGCCGGGTTCAAGGCCAGCGTCGGGATCGTGCTCGGCCTGGCCCCGGCGGAAAGCCGTGGCGAGGCGCTGTCCGGGCTGTTCCTGGCCGCCTACGCCGGGCTGCGCTGCCGGTGCTCGCGCTCGGGGTGGCCCCCCAGGTGGTGGACGTGCGGATCGCGCTGGCCGGGTTCACCGTGGCCCTGCTGGCGATCCTGGCGGCCGTGGTGCGGCGGCTGTTCCGGGCGAGCTGAGCGCCTGCACGTCCGCATAGGACGGGACAGGCGGGATGGCGCCGCCCGCCGCGACCGCGCCGACCGTGCGGACCACGGCCTCCAGCGCGGCCCGGAACAGCAGCGAGCCGCAGCTGACGCGCCGGACGCCGAGTTCGGCGAGCCGCCGCAGGGGCGGGCCCGCCAGGACGTTCACACCGACGTCGACCGCCGCGACCACCGCGGCGATCGTCGTCTCGTCCGTCAGTCCGGGCACGAACACCCCGTCGGCCCCGGCGTCCCGGTAGGCGCGGACACGGGCCACGGGGTCGTCGCCGGTGCCGAGCCAGTGCGTGTCGGTGCGGGCGTTGACGAACAGGCCGGGCGCGGCGTCCTTGAGCGCGGTGATCAGCCGCTGCTGGTGCGCGGGTTCGGCGAGGCGCCCGCCGTCGCGGCCGTCCTCGATGTTCACCCCGGCCACGCCGAGTTCGGCGAGTTCCGCGCCAAGGGCGGCGACCTCGCCGGGGTCGTCCGAGAAGCCGCCCTCGATGTCGACGGTGACGTAGCAGGGCAGCCGGGTCAGCCTGCGGGCGAGGGCGACGGTCTCGTCCCGGGTCGCGCCGGCGCCGTCGGGCAGGCCGGCCGCGGCGGCGACTCCCAGGCTGGTGGTGCCGATGGCCGGGAAGCCTTCGGCGACGAGGACGGCCGCGGAGGCGTAGTCCCAGGCGTTGGGCAGCAGCAGGGGTTTCCCGGTCCGGTGCAGCGCGGCGAAGCTCATGCCGGAACGCTAGCGCCGGGAATTGTCGGTGGTGGCCGATACGATGCGTTCCGTGAGCAACCCGCACCTGGAACCGGACCCGGTCTTCGCGGGCGCGCCCCTGGCCCGGGCCCGGCGCGCCGCGCTCGTCGTGCACGGGCGGGGTCAGACGCCGGACTACATGCTCGCGATCCTCGACCGGGTCGCGGTGCCGGACATCGCGTACGTGCTGCCAGGGGCGGCGGGGCAGACGTGGTACCCGGCGGGGTTCATGCAGCCGCTCGCGGCGAACCAGCCGTGGGCGGACCACGCGCTGGACGCGATGGCGGCGTTCCTGGCGCGCATCGCCGAGGCCGGGATCGGGGCGGAGAACGTGTTCCTGGTCGGGTTCTCGCAGGGGGCGTGCCTGTTGTCGGAACTGCTGGTGCGCTCGCCGCGCCGGTACGCCGGGGCGGCGCTGCTGACCGGCGGGTACCTGGGGCCGGAGGAGCGCGCGCCGTCGGGGTCGCTGGCGGGCACGCCGGTGTTCGCGGGCACGAGCCGCTACGACGAGTGGGTGCCGCTCGAGCGAGCGGAGGCCACAGCGAGGCTGCTGGAGCGGATGGGAGCCGCGGTGACGCTGCGCGTGTACGAGGACCGCGAGCACCTGGTGAACGACGACGAGATCGCGGAGGTGCGCAAGCTGCTGACGAGCTGAGGTCGTCTGCCACGGGGATCGGTCATTTGCGGCCAGGTGGGCGGCACCCACGGGACGATCGCGGTTCCTGGCCACGATCGGTCCATCGGGTGGCGACGACTCCCCGGGCGAGCGGCCGTTGGGGAACACCCGCATCTGCCGGGGAACCACACACCCGGCCGATACCCCGCGCCGCCGCCTGCACCAGCGGCGCCAGCGCGGCCGGCTGCGCACCATCGGCATGCACCACCAGCGACACCGCCGCGATCACCGCGCCCGAACCATCCCACACGCGCACAGCGATACCTCCCTGGGCAACACAAGCGCGGCGATAGCTCACCGGGCAATCGGCTCCCGCGGAAACACCCGCGCCCCACCAGGAGAACCACACGCCCGACCGATACCCCGCGCCGCCGCCTGCACCAGCGGCGCCAGCGCGGCCGGCTGCGCACCATCGGCATGCACCACCAGCGACACCGCCGCGATCACCGCGCCCGAACCGTCCCGCACGGGCGCCGCCACCGAGACCGCGTCCGTGGTGACCTGTCCGTCGCTGACGGCGTAGCCGTTGCGGCGCACCGCGGCGAGCATCTCGCGCAGCCGGGCCGGGCTCGTCACCGTCTTCGGCGTGTAGGCCTGCAACGGCGCGGCCAGCACCTCCTCCTGCACCTCCGCCGGCGCGTGCGCGAGCAGCGCCAGCCCGACGCCCGTCGCGTGCAGGGCGAACCGGCCGCCCACCCGCGTCCACACCGGAACCGCCTTGCGGCCGGAAATCCGTTCCACGAACACGAGTTCCAGACCCTCCCGCACGGCGAGCTGCACGTTCTCGTGGGTGACCTCGTACAGGTCCTCCAGGAACGGCATCGCCGCCTCGCGCAGAGCCAAGCCGCGCGGCGCCAGCGAAGCGACCTCCCACAACCGCAATCCGACGCGATACCGGCCGTCCGCGCCGCGCTCCAGCGCGCCCCACGCGACCAGTTCCGCGACCCGCCGGTGCGCGGTCGCCAGCGACAGCCCTGCCCGGCGCGCCAGCTCGGACAGGGTCAGCTCGGGGCATTCCGGGGTGAACGCGCCGAGCAGCGCGAGCACCTTGCCGGTCACGGTCCGGACTTCGCCGTCCATCCGATCATCCTGCCCCGCGCCGGCCTACAGGTCCAGCACGAGCCGCGGCCCGCACGAGCGCGACACGCAGATCATCATCGTGTCGTTCGCCGCGCGCTCCTCGTCGGTGAGCAGCGAGTCGCGGTGGTCCGGCACCCCGTCGAGCACCGGCGTCTCGCACGTCCCGCAGGTGCCCTCCTGGCACGACGACAGCACGCTCACCCCGGCTTCCTCGACCGCGGCCAGGATCGACTTGTCGGGGGGCACGGTCACGGTCCGGCCGGACGCGGCGAGCTCCACCTCGAACGTCGTCCGCTCCCCCGCGTCCGCGCCTGCCTTGGGCGAGAACCGTTCCACGTGCAGCGAGCCCGGCGGCCACACGGCGCAGCGCTGCTCGACCGCCGCCAGCAACGGCTCCGGCCCGCAGCAGTACACCGCCACGCCGTCGCGCGGTGCGCCCAGCAACTCGCCCAGGTCCAGCAGCCCGGTCTCGTCCTGCGGCCGGATATCGACGCGGTCGCCGTAGCGCGCCACCAGCTCCTCGCGGAACGCCATCGACGCCCGCGACCGCCCGCCGTACACCAGCCGCCAGTCGGCGCCGGACGCCTCGGCCCGCACGATCATCGGCACGATGGGCGTGATCCCGATCCCGCCCGCGACGAACAGGTACCGCGGCGAGTCCACGAGCCGGAAGTGGTTGCGCGGCCCGCGGACCCGCACGGTGTCCCCTGTGGACAGACGGTCGTGCACCCAGGCCGATCCGCCGCGCCCGTCCGGCTCGCGCAGCACCGCGACCTGCAGCACGCCGCGGTCCGCGGGATCCCCGCACAACGAGTACTGCCGCACCATCCCCTCGCCGAGCACGAGGTCCAGGTGCGCCCCCGGCTCCCACTCCGGCAGCGGGTCGCCCGCGGGGTGCCGCAGGGTCAGCCGCACCACGCCCGCGGCGAGTTCTTCCTTGCGCTCCAGGAGAACGTCGAGTTCCACTTCGGTCAGCACCGCCGTCATCGCGCGCTCCCCGCTCCGGCGAGCACCGGGTCACCGGCGGGCGCCGGGTCGTCGTGGCCGTCGGGATGGGCCAGCAGCCACTCCCACAGCTCGACCGGATCCTCCGACTCGTGCTCAGCGCCGCAGTGGCAGACGCCGACGAGGACGTCGGCGCCCAGTTTCCAGTGGATGCGGTACACGGTGTCGCCGTGCAGCATCGCGGTCCGTTCGGTCATCGCGTGGCGGCCTTCTCCGGTTCGCCGGCCATCTTCTTCAGGATGCGCCGCGCTGCCAGGCCGCCGGTGTCGATGTTGACCGACAGCTCCTGGTAGCCCTGCGGCTCGGCCTGGATGACCCGCTCCAGGATGTCGAGCGCCTCCACGTCCTGCAGCACCACGGTGCGGTTGCTCTGCGCGAGGAAGTCGGACACCTCCTGGTCGCCGAGCGCGAAGTCCCGTGCCACGGCCCAGAAGTCGTGGGTCGAGTGCTCGGTCTCGGGGGTGATCGCGTAGACGACCTCGACGTGGAACCCGTCCGGATCGGTGCCGTCGGCGTTGGGCAGCACGCCGACCGGCGCGATGCGGCTGTGCAGCAGGTACAGGCACGGCGGGTGGTACTCGATGTCCTGCCAGCGCGTGATGCGGCCCTGGATGCCGGTCGACTTCGCGTAGAACGGCGGGCAGGCGGCGTCGTCCATGTGGCGGCTGACGTAGATGATCCGCCGGTCCTCGTCGACCTCGGTGGTGATCGGGGTGTTGGCGACCTCCGGCGTGCCGATGTAGCCGCCGTGCAGGTAGGTCTCGTGGGACAGGTCCATCAGGTTGTCCACGAGCAGGTCGTAGCGTGCGGCCAGCGGTTCCATGCCGCACACGGTGGTGTAGGCGGGGTCGGCGAGCCACGGCGCGCGCGGGATGAGCGTGGTGTCGGCGCGGGCGGGGTCGCCGATCCACACCCACACGAACGAGTCCTGCTCGACGACCGGGTAGGACGGCACCCGCGCGGTACGCGGGATCCGCGACTGGCCGGGCACGAACACGCAGCTGCCGGAGGGTTCGTAGGTGAAGCCGTGGTAGCCGCAGACGATGCGGTCACCGTCCAGGCGGCTTTCCGACAGCGGGTAGCGGCGGTGCACGCAGCGGTCGGCCAGCGCGACGACTTCCCCGGCTTCGGTACGGTAGAAGACGATGGGCTCGCCCAGGATCGTCCTCGCCAGCAGGTCCCGTCCGACCTCGCTCCCGTAGGCGGCGACGTACCACTGGTCGCGCACGAACGCAGTCATCTGCAGCTCCTTCGGTGTAGATGCGACGACCACACTTTCGCTGCCGGACGCGGGCCGGGACCAGCCGTGTTTTCAGCAGGTGAAAGCTCACCGGCGGAGCGGATTCGACGAGTTCGCGGCCGAGCCGGGTCTCGAAGCACCACCTGGAGGAGGTCCGCTGCCCCGGATCGCGCCCCTGACCCCGCCCTATCCGCCTGCCATCGAGGACGCCCTGCGGCGCTGGATGGCGCCGCACGTCGCGCACGATCCGCTGGTGCTCTTCCGCGTGCTGCACCGGCACCCGGAGCTCGCGTCGCGGATGGGGGCGCTCGGCGCCGGCCTGCCCGCCCACGGAGAACTCCCCGTCGCCGACCGCGAGCTGGTCATCGCCCGAACCTGCGCGCGCTCCGGGTGCGAGTACGAATGGGGCGTGCACGCGGTGGTGTTTCCCGAGCACACGGCGGACGAGCTGGCCGCGCACCTGCCCGCCCCCCAGCTGCTGGAGTTCCTGGTGCCGGCCGGCTGGTACCGGACGATCACCGGGCTCGCCAACGCCCTCGCCCTGCCACCCGAACCCTGGGCGGCGCGCTTCGGGGACAATGCTGATCATGCTGGATGAGGAGAGCTTCCTGTTCTTCACCGATCGCGCGCTCGACGGGATGACGGCGATCCTCGCCGGCCTGGGTGACGAGCTGGCCAGCACCCGGCTGCCGGGCGCGAACACGCCCTACGCCATCGTGAACCACTGCCTCGGTGTGATCGCGGCCTGGGCCGGGCAGGTCGTCGCGGGCCGCACCGTGCACCGCGACCGTGAGGCCGAGTTCACGGCTGCCGGGCCGATCGCACCGCTGCTCGACCGCGTCGCGCGGGCGCGGGAGCGACTGCGTGAGGATGTCGCGGCCGCCGATTTCGACGCCCCGCAGCGCGGCGAGGTGCCGGACAAGTACGCGACCACGCCGGCCGGACGGCGACAGGGCGCCGCACTCGTGCACGTCTACGAGGAACTGGCCCAGCATCACGGTCAGCTCGAGCTGACCCGCGACATCCTGCTGGCCTCCGTCAGGTCCTGAGCAGCCGCCGCAGGATCTTGCCCGTCGGGGACTTCGGGATCTGCTCCACGAACTCGACCTCGCGCACCTTCTTGTACGGCGCGACGCGCTCGGCCACGAACGCCATCAGTTCGTCCGCTTCGACGGCGCCCTCGGCGACCACGAACGCCTTCGGCGCCTCGCCGCCCTCGGTGTGCGGCACGCCGACCACCGCGGCGTCCAGCACGGCCGGGTGGGTCAGCAGCACGGCCTCCAGCTCGGCGGGCGCCACCTGGTAGCCCTTGTACTTGATCAGCTCCTTGAGCCGGTCGACGACCCAGAACACGCCGTCGTCGTCGACGCGGACCAGGTCGCCGGTGTGCAGCCAGCCGCCGGTGATGGTCGCGGCGGTGGCGTCCGGGTCATCCAGGTAGCCGTCCATCACCTGCGGGCCGCGGATCAGCAGCTCGCCGGTCTCGCCGGGGGCGACGTCGGTGTCCGTGCCGGGGGCCACGATACGTGCCTCGGTGTTCGGCGACAGCCGTCCCACGCTGCCCGGCGGGGTCACCGCGAAGTCGTCGTCGAACACCTGGTGCGTGCCAGGGCTGGCCTCGGTCATGCCGTAGCCCTGCCGGATCAGGCAGCCCAGCCGCCGTTCCGCGCGCTCGGTCA carries:
- a CDS encoding amidohydrolase codes for the protein MDLVALRRDVHAHPEPAFCEVRTAATVLAHLRELPVEVRTGVAAMRREGVPAYPDEATLRDFADRAVATGADAADVRRFATEGTAIVADLAGRRPGPVWALRFDMDALPVTEADDPAHTPAADGFRSRYEGFMHACGHDGHVAIGLALARRLADRDFPGTVRFLFQPAEEGGRGARAMLAADAVAGVDRFLAVHLGLDLPATTVAAGITGIFATTKMRARFTGVASHAAAAPEDGRNALLAAATAVLGIHGLPRFSAADTRVNVGTLHAGGNVNIVPAAAELTCEARSKDGAVNADLTERIKQVLCGAAQAQGVAVEIEETGGSTSLDCDDELLDAVLAAASATGHGERALRTHEMGGSDDASLFAEAVQRAGGLATYTVIGGGNPAPHHNPYFDVDEAALPVAVGMLEALVRQTTRTDDNT
- a CDS encoding LysR family transcriptional regulator → MGGVELRQLSYFVAVAEELSFTRASQRLRVVQSAVSTAIRALEREVGAELFDRDSRRVALTAAGAAMLPEARTALAAARAAAQAAAGASGEVRGAVTMGALLSTGRVNVPRLLGRFSRRHPHAAVRMQYSPSGSAGDVRAVLDGRMDLALASLAGKVPAGLAHEIVTEEDLSLLVAPDHPLASRSGVTLADLAEESFVDFPVGWGNRTLVDRAFAGAGLSRQVPLEVSDYGNARALICQGLGIGFLPSGAAGDMPGVVPVPLADPLRWPVSLIHSTARPLSPAAAALLREVHAELES
- a CDS encoding isocitrate lyase/PEP mutase family protein, giving the protein MSFAALHRTGKPLLLPNAWDYASAAVLVAEGFPAIGTTSLGVAAAAGLPDGAGATRDETVALARRLTRLPCYVTVDIEGGFSDDPGEVAALGAELAELGVAGVNIEDGRDGGRLAEPAHQQRLITALKDAAPGLFVNARTDTHWLGTGDDPVARVRAYRDAGADGVFVPGLTDETTIAAVVAAVDVGVNVLAGPPLRRLAELGVRRVSCGSLLFRAALEAVVRTVGAVAAGGAIPPVPSYADVQALSSPGTAAAPRPPGSPAGPR
- a CDS encoding alpha/beta hydrolase: MRSVSNPHLEPDPVFAGAPLARARRAALVVHGRGQTPDYMLAILDRVAVPDIAYVLPGAAGQTWYPAGFMQPLAANQPWADHALDAMAAFLARIAEAGIGAENVFLVGFSQGACLLSELLVRSPRRYAGAALLTGGYLGPEERAPSGSLAGTPVFAGTSRYDEWVPLERAEATARLLERMGAAVTLRVYEDREHLVNDDEIAEVRKLLTS
- a CDS encoding IclR family transcriptional regulator; its protein translation is MDGEVRTVTGKVLALLGAFTPECPELTLSELARRAGLSLATAHRRVAELVAWGALERGADGRYRVGLRLWEVASLAPRGLALREAAMPFLEDLYEVTHENVQLAVREGLELVFVERISGRKAVPVWTRVGGRFALHATGVGLALLAHAPAEVQEEVLAAPLQAYTPKTVTSPARLREMLAAVRRNGYAVSDGQVTTDAVSVAAPVRDGSGAVIAAVSLVVHADGAQPAALAPLVQAAARGIGRACGSPGGARVFPREPIAR
- a CDS encoding PDR/VanB family oxidoreductase, with the protein product MTAVLTEVELDVLLERKEELAAGVVRLTLRHPAGDPLPEWEPGAHLDLVLGEGMVRQYSLCGDPADRGVLQVAVLREPDGRGGSAWVHDRLSTGDTVRVRGPRNHFRLVDSPRYLFVAGGIGITPIVPMIVRAEASGADWRLVYGGRSRASMAFREELVARYGDRVDIRPQDETGLLDLGELLGAPRDGVAVYCCGPEPLLAAVEQRCAVWPPGSLHVERFSPKAGADAGERTTFEVELAASGRTVTVPPDKSILAAVEEAGVSVLSSCQEGTCGTCETPVLDGVPDHRDSLLTDEERAANDTMMICVSRSCGPRLVLDL
- a CDS encoding aromatic ring-hydroxylating dioxygenase subunit alpha; the protein is MTAFVRDQWYVAAYGSEVGRDLLARTILGEPIVFYRTEAGEVVALADRCVHRRYPLSESRLDGDRIVCGYHGFTYEPSGSCVFVPGQSRIPRTARVPSYPVVEQDSFVWVWIGDPARADTTLIPRAPWLADPAYTTVCGMEPLAARYDLLVDNLMDLSHETYLHGGYIGTPEVANTPITTEVDEDRRIIYVSRHMDDAACPPFYAKSTGIQGRITRWQDIEYHPPCLYLLHSRIAPVGVLPNADGTDPDGFHVEVVYAITPETEHSTHDFWAVARDFALGDQEVSDFLAQSNRTVVLQDVEALDILERVIQAEPQGYQELSVNIDTGGLAARRILKKMAGEPEKAATR
- a CDS encoding carboxymuconolactone decarboxylase family protein, which encodes MKAHRRSGFDEFAAEPGLEAPPGGGPLPRIAPLTPPYPPAIEDALRRWMAPHVAHDPLVLFRVLHRHPELASRMGALGAGLPAHGELPVADRELVIARTCARSGCEYEWGVHAVVFPEHTADELAAHLPAPQLLEFLVPAGWYRTITGLANALALPPEPWAARFGDNADHAG
- a CDS encoding DUF664 domain-containing protein produces the protein MLDEESFLFFTDRALDGMTAILAGLGDELASTRLPGANTPYAIVNHCLGVIAAWAGQVVAGRTVHRDREAEFTAAGPIAPLLDRVARARERLREDVAAADFDAPQRGEVPDKYATTPAGRRQGAALVHVYEELAQHHGQLELTRDILLASVRS